One part of the Dysidea avara chromosome 10, odDysAvar1.4, whole genome shotgun sequence genome encodes these proteins:
- the LOC136237048 gene encoding abscission/NoCut checkpoint regulator-like, with amino-acid sequence MSNQCYGCAAHFKRFHKPEDCMKCHRMFCSECLQYPPSDIAKKSTSKICFNCSRADRNILKKQQEAETLENLEKKYKKVASEQSVKSAQRARFREDENLERRLKELKGAPKTSTVPSVQALQQRLDKLKAAEDDLKASKDKATGQDKPQDPASNKGASPLPTRKTAEEETRGLMKQTADEVNIEQTQDAELGQRLYNLKTGGQPPPSGYAQAPANTNVSADQPPSGENNDGEVQNLIKHAMEENKLEEQHSQETDAFIANCEARLQKLTDDAKTATKYSEEVRSKLHTEDSSNSYSLDLSEEYLDKEVQKLVEQFAAEVELDKKDEQYFGDVGYGQTDTPEIPKPRPTDELPWCCICNDDATLRCCDCDDDLYCERCFHEGHQQFQLFNHIYVTFTKPGQTATGASNK; translated from the coding sequence ATGTCGAACCAGTGTTACGGGTGTGCTGCTCACTTTAAACGATTTCACAAGCCCGAAGATTGTATGAAATGTCATCGAATGTTTTGTTCGGAGTGTTTACAGTATCCGCCCAGCGACATTGCGAAGAAATCGACGTCGAAGATTTGCTTCAATTGCTCAAGAGCAGACAGAAATATTCTAAAGAAACAACAAGAGGCAGAAACGTTAGAAAACCTTGAGAAGAAATACAAAAAAGTTGCTAGCGAGCAGTCTGTGAAGTCCGCTCAAAGAGCTAGATTCAGAGAAGACGAGAATCTTGAGAGAAGATTGAAGGAGTTGAAAGGAGCACCTAAAACTTCTACTGTCCCTTCAGTACAAGCTTTACAACAGCGACTAGATAAACTAAAGGCTGCTGAAGATGACCTTAAAGCAAGTAAGGATAAAGCTACTGGTCAAGATAAACCCCAGGACCCAGCCAGCAACAAAGGCGCTTCTCCACTGCCAACAAGGAAGACTGCAGAAGAAGAGACACGTGGTTTAATGAAACAGACTGCTGATGAAGTAAATATTGAACAAACACAAGATGCAGAACTAGGACAACGTCTGTATAATCTTAAGACTGGTGGTCAACCACCTCCCTCTGGATATGCACAAGCTCCAGCCAATACTAATGTTTCAGCAGACCAGCCACCATCTGGAGAAAACAATGATGGTGAAGTACAAAACCTCATCAAGCATGCTATGGAAGAAAACAAGTTAGAAGAACAACATAGCCAGGAAACTGATGCATTCATTGCTAACTGTGAAGCAAGGTTACAGAAGTTAACTGATGATGCTAAAACAGCAACCAAGTACAGTGAAGAAGTTCGTTCTAAACTCCACACAGAAGACAGTAGCAATAGTTATTCATTAGACTTATCAGAAGAATATTTAGACAAAGAGGTACAAAAGCTGGTGGAGCAATTTGCGGCTGAAGTAGAACTTGATAAGAAAGATGAGCAATACTTTGGTGATGTGGGATACGGGCAAACAGATACTCCAGAAATTCCTAAACCTCGTCCGACAGATGAGCTGCCGTGGTGTTGTATTTGTAATGATGATGCAACATTGAGATGTTGTGATTGTGATGATGATCTGTATTGTGAGAGGTGTTTCCATGAGGGACATCAACAATTTCAACTGTTTAATCACATATATGTTACTTTTACTAAACCTGGTCAAACTGCTACCGGTGCTTCCAACAAATAA
- the LOC136237047 gene encoding activating molecule in BECN1-regulated autophagy protein 1A-like translates to MYRNGGLVCYLISRQYGIPGTRGQKTKLENLYENWHSQELGKKLNTIVIGAKSIFAIASSADNQYVACATARHDLIVLKIQPKICYYTSLSGHKRSPICLAFHPTDSRLLVSGSLDKTVILWDIHNTNNPILSTWNSYINPISAVNFNPVVPDILLVVTVHNFTCLCVTQSKLEVVKVISLPVMERIIGMAKFHPSNGKLLTATRALTGQYTEVMPRPYPSGFCCELHFWDNVTWPHMKFNDETDTLLFSGAYICTTDSCSMNGDLLACMCQQSYETLCFEIMIVSTSPKSWGNILTKVKCRLQINSLSLSSSGLLLLTYTNFANSTSEIPWHWGIMKLNKDIVNDKESYSLQCVVSPYTPYSTRRLFSNSHHDPTGIPNNAQWLPYPIMGVVWGTSSGMLCIMSNYYSW, encoded by the coding sequence ATGTATCGCAATGGTGGGCTGGTTTGTTATCTCATTTCCCGCCAGTATGGTATCCCAGGAACGCGTGGGCAGAAAACAAAACTGGAAAATCTTTACGAGAACTGGCACAGCCAGGAATTAGGAAAAAAGTTGAATACCATCGTGATTGGAGCCAAGTCTATATTCGCAATAGCCTCATCTGCAGACAACCAGTATGTAGCGTGTGCCACAGCAAGACATGATTTAATTGTGCTAAAGATACAACCTAAAATATGTTACTATACCAGTTTGAGTGGACACAAAAGATCTCCCATCTGTTTGGCATTCCACCCAACTGATTCAAGGCTGCTAGTTTCAGGAAGCTTAGATAAGACCGTGATACTATGGGACATTCATAACACAAATAATCCTATTCTCAGTACATGGAATAGTTATATTAACCCAATCTCTGCCGTCAATTTTAATCCAGTTGTACCAGACATTCTATTGGTTGTTACCGTACACAATTTTACTTGTTTATGTGTGACACAGTCAAAACTTGAAGTTGTTAAAGTGATTAGTCTGCCGGTAATGGAACGTATAATTGGAATGGCAAAATTTCATCCATCAAATGGTAAACTATTAACTGCTACTCGAGCATTAACTGGCCAATATACAGAGGTCATGCCACGTCCATACCCTAGTGGATTTTGTTGTGAGTTACACTTTTGGGATAATGTCACATGGCCACATATGAAGTTTAATGATGAGACTGATACTCTGTTATTTTCAGGAGCGTACATTTGTACTACTGACTCATGTTCAATGAATGGTGACCTACTTGCTTGTATGTGCCAACAATCTTATGAAACTCTCTGCTTTGAGATTATGATTGTGTCAACCTCACCCAAATCATGGGGAAATATTTTGACCAAGGTTAAATGTCGTCTACAAATAAATAGCTTATCATTGTCATCCTCTGGACTGCTATTGTTGACTTACACAAACTTTGCTAATTCCACTAGTGAAATACCATGGCATTGGGGTATTATGAAGCTCAATAAAGATATAGTCAATGACAAAGAGTCCTATTCATTACAATGTGTTGTATCTCCATATACTCCATACAGCACTAGAAGGCTGTTCAGTAATTCTCATCACGACCCCACAGGGATTCCAAATAATGCTCAGTGGCTACCATACCCCATTATGGGTGTGGTGTGGGGTACCAGTTCTGGAATGTTGTGCATTATGAGTAATTACTACAGCTGGTAG